From Mycolicibacterium cosmeticum, a single genomic window includes:
- a CDS encoding alpha/beta hydrolase gives MTQSLPARRDPGRVRLITASAMGRIGIPVMARIPDPVKRLLLGRRMVTVDGNTLDTSLQLMLTAQRLSKVSGLVASSDVAVSRSQLNRASKAFRSPIVVAARDFTIAGPAGAIPVRHYRAADGAPLLVFYHGGGFVLGGLDSHDALCRRISRDAGVHVLSVDYRLAPEHKAPAAAEDADAAYRWALEHAAELGADPDKVAVGGDSAGGNLAAVVTQSARADGVRLPALQFLLYPVTDFGATTVSKTLFAEGYFLSRADMDWFHSHYLEGAAVDGSAPRVAPLLATDLSGLSPALVATGGFDPLRDEGRAYAAALAAAGVPVDWREYGSLVHAFANFFPLGGGSEAAIADLTSALRAHLSR, from the coding sequence ATGACGCAGAGTCTGCCAGCACGTCGCGATCCGGGGCGGGTCAGGCTGATCACCGCCAGTGCCATGGGGCGCATCGGGATACCGGTGATGGCTAGAATTCCCGACCCGGTCAAGCGGCTGCTGCTCGGGCGCCGCATGGTCACCGTCGACGGCAACACGCTCGACACGTCACTGCAGCTGATGCTCACCGCGCAGCGGCTGTCCAAGGTCTCCGGGCTGGTCGCCAGTTCCGACGTGGCCGTCTCGCGCAGCCAGCTGAACCGGGCCAGCAAGGCGTTCCGCTCACCGATCGTGGTCGCGGCCCGCGACTTCACCATCGCCGGCCCGGCCGGGGCGATCCCCGTGCGGCATTACCGGGCCGCCGACGGCGCCCCGCTGCTGGTCTTCTATCACGGCGGCGGCTTCGTCCTCGGCGGCCTGGACAGCCACGACGCGTTGTGCCGGCGGATCAGCCGCGACGCCGGCGTGCACGTGCTGAGCGTCGACTACCGGCTGGCGCCCGAACACAAGGCGCCCGCGGCGGCCGAGGACGCCGACGCCGCGTATCGCTGGGCACTGGAGCACGCGGCCGAGCTCGGCGCCGATCCCGACAAGGTGGCCGTCGGCGGGGACAGTGCCGGCGGCAACCTGGCCGCGGTGGTCACCCAATCCGCCCGGGCCGACGGGGTGCGGCTGCCGGCACTGCAGTTCCTGCTCTATCCGGTCACCGATTTCGGTGCCACGACGGTGTCCAAGACGCTGTTCGCCGAGGGGTACTTCCTGAGCAGGGCCGATATGGACTGGTTTCACAGCCACTACCTGGAGGGCGCGGCGGTCGACGGCTCCGCTCCGCGGGTGGCGCCCCTGCTGGCCACCGACCTGTCCGGGCTGTCGCCGGCGCTCGTGGCCACCGGCGGTTTCGACCCGCTACGCGACGAGGGCCGGGCGTACGCGGCGGCCCTCGCGGCGGCCGGGGTGCCCGTCGACTGGCGTGAGTACGGCTCGCTGGTGCACGCCTTCGCGAATTTCTTCCCGCTCGGAGGTGGTAGTGAGGCGGCGATCGCCGATCTGACCTCGGCGCTGCGGGCCCATTTGAGCCGGTAG
- a CDS encoding DsbA family protein, with product MANKPKKQASYDLKAADRKRNLLIQIGLTSVVVVFAVALVLYIVMSGDKKPPAGEAKSIRVTSSKLITKEGTSEPKAVLSMYEDFLCPHCGAFEKQFGPTVSKLIDTGAVAADYYMVAILDAPSNQNYPSRAGAAAYCVADESIDAFRRFHAAMYAQQPNETASSFPTNEQIIETARQAGAAGKVPDCVNKGKYVDLVQGLAQATKINSTPTIRINGEDYQFSTPDALVAKVKEIVGNVPGL from the coding sequence GTGGCGAACAAACCCAAGAAGCAGGCCAGTTACGACCTCAAGGCCGCCGACCGCAAGCGCAATCTGCTCATCCAGATCGGATTGACCTCCGTGGTCGTCGTGTTCGCCGTCGCGCTGGTCCTCTACATCGTGATGTCCGGTGACAAGAAGCCGCCGGCCGGTGAGGCCAAGTCCATCCGGGTGACCTCGAGCAAGCTCATCACCAAGGAGGGCACGTCCGAGCCCAAGGCCGTGCTGTCCATGTACGAGGACTTTCTGTGCCCGCACTGCGGCGCGTTCGAGAAGCAGTTCGGCCCCACGGTGAGCAAGCTCATCGACACCGGTGCGGTGGCCGCCGACTACTACATGGTCGCGATCCTGGACGCGCCGAGTAACCAGAACTACCCGTCCCGGGCCGGCGCTGCCGCCTACTGTGTCGCCGACGAATCGATCGACGCGTTCCGCCGCTTCCATGCCGCGATGTATGCGCAGCAGCCCAACGAGACGGCGTCGAGCTTCCCGACCAACGAGCAGATCATCGAGACCGCCCGCCAGGCGGGGGCCGCCGGTAAGGTGCCCGACTGCGTCAACAAGGGCAAGTACGTCGACCTGGTGCAGGGCTTGGCGCAGGCGACCAAGATCAACTCCACCCCGACCATCCGGATCAACGGCGAGGACTACCAGTTCAGCACGCCGGACGCGCTGGTCGCCAAGGTCAAGGAGATCGTCGGCAACGTGCCGGGGCTCTGA
- a CDS encoding vitamin K epoxide reductase family protein, producing MTAAAATDETDVEVPDDRVRPASAWWVLIAGIVGLTAALTLTIEKIEILINPAYVPSCSINPVLSCGSVMITKQASVFGFPNPLIGIGAFSVVVVTGVLAVAKVRLPRWYWIGLTIGSALGVVFVHWLIFQSLYRIGALCPYCMAVWAVTIPLFVVAASIAGRGETATGPARLLYQWRWSLVALWFTSLVLMILVRFWNYWSTLL from the coding sequence ATGACCGCCGCAGCTGCTACTGACGAGACCGACGTCGAGGTACCCGACGACCGGGTCCGCCCCGCGAGCGCCTGGTGGGTGCTCATCGCCGGCATCGTCGGACTGACGGCGGCGCTGACGCTGACGATCGAGAAGATCGAGATCCTGATCAACCCGGCCTACGTGCCGTCCTGCAGCATCAACCCGGTGCTGTCCTGCGGATCGGTGATGATCACCAAGCAGGCCTCGGTGTTCGGCTTCCCGAACCCGCTCATCGGCATCGGCGCGTTCAGCGTCGTGGTGGTGACGGGGGTACTCGCGGTCGCCAAGGTGCGCCTGCCGCGCTGGTACTGGATCGGGTTGACGATCGGCAGCGCGCTGGGCGTGGTGTTCGTCCACTGGCTGATCTTCCAGAGCCTGTACCGGATCGGCGCGTTGTGCCCGTACTGCATGGCCGTCTGGGCGGTGACCATCCCGCTGTTCGTGGTGGCGGCGTCCATCGCCGGGCGCGGGGAGACCGCCACCGGCCCGGCCCGGCTGCTCTACCAGTGGCGGTGGTCGCTGGTGGCGCTCTGGTTCACCTCACTGGTGTTGATGATCCTGGTGAGGTTCTGGAATTATTGGTCAACCCTTTTGTAA